The Amblyomma americanum isolate KBUSLIRL-KWMA chromosome 3, ASM5285725v1, whole genome shotgun sequence genome window below encodes:
- the LOC144123087 gene encoding uncharacterized protein LOC144123087 isoform X1, with the protein MAHAQLFVVFATVALLSMGVERSHAGGPSLGGGVGTERALGGGSSLGGGVGTERALGGGSSLGGGVGTERALGGGSSLGGGVGTERALGGGSSLGGGVGRTY; encoded by the exons ATGGCTCATGCACAATTGTTCGTTGTCTTTGCTACGGTGGCTCTCCTCTCCATGG GAGTCGAGCGATCTCATGCCGGAGGTCCATCTCTTGGCGGAGGCGTAG GAACCGAGCGAGCTCTTGGCGGAGGCTCATCTCTTGGCGGAGGCGTTG GAACCGAGCGAGCTCTTGGCGGAGGCTCATCTCTTGGCGGAGGCGTAG GAACCGAGCGAGCTCTTGGCGGAGGGTCATCTCTTGGCGGAGGCGTAG GAACCGAGCGAGCTCTTGGCGGAGGCTCATCTCTTGGCGGAGGCGTAG GAAGGACGTATTGA
- the LOC144123087 gene encoding uncharacterized protein LOC144123087 isoform X2 — MAHAQLFVVFATVALLSMGVERSHAGGPSLGGGVGTERALGGGSSLGGGVGTERALGGGSSLGGGVGTERALGGGSSLGGGVGRTY, encoded by the exons ATGGCTCATGCACAATTGTTCGTTGTCTTTGCTACGGTGGCTCTCCTCTCCATGG GAGTCGAGCGATCTCATGCCGGAGGTCCATCTCTTGGCGGAGGCGTAG GAACCGAGCGAGCTCTTGGCGGAGGCTCATCTCTTGGCGGAGGCGTTG GAACCGAGCGAGCTCTTGGCGGAGGGTCATCTCTTGGCGGAGGCGTAG GAACCGAGCGAGCTCTTGGCGGAGGCTCATCTCTTGGCGGAGGCGTAG GAAGGACGTATTGA